One Gloeothece verrucosa PCC 7822 DNA window includes the following coding sequences:
- a CDS encoding DUF3134 domain-containing protein, giving the protein MYNPSLQQEPRYEPAKVVPLPDEPSMIEWLTAQGRIIKRDPDEKQVSLEPQDIDLLEIEGDYYDTDDTDDDDFEIEDDDT; this is encoded by the coding sequence ATGTATAATCCCTCATTACAGCAAGAACCTCGTTATGAGCCGGCAAAAGTTGTTCCTCTGCCTGATGAACCATCCATGATTGAGTGGTTGACAGCGCAAGGAAGAATTATCAAACGCGATCCAGATGAGAAACAAGTGTCTCTTGAACCCCAAGATATAGATTTACTAGAAATAGAAGGGGATTATTACGATACAGATGACACAGATGATGATGATTTTGAAATAGAAGATGATGACACCTAA
- a CDS encoding cytochrome c oxidase subunit 3, protein MQGSTLEESKLALDYHQSAEAHHHGGHPDHRMFGLVLFLIAEGMIFFGLFAAFVIYSSILPQWPPEGTPELELLLPGINTFILISSSFVMHLGQNAIKKNDEKGLRLWFGITAIMGVLFLVGQGYEYTHTGFGLTTNLFTSSFYALTGFHGLHVTFGLLLILAVLWRSRSQGHYSSQSHFGVEAAELYWHFVDVIWIILFILVYLLS, encoded by the coding sequence ATGCAAGGTTCAACACTAGAAGAGTCTAAACTAGCTCTAGACTATCACCAGTCAGCCGAAGCACATCATCATGGTGGACATCCCGATCATCGGATGTTTGGATTAGTGCTGTTCCTGATCGCTGAAGGAATGATTTTCTTCGGGCTGTTTGCTGCTTTTGTCATTTACAGCAGTATCTTGCCACAATGGCCACCTGAAGGCACACCAGAATTAGAACTGTTACTGCCTGGTATTAATACCTTCATTCTGATTTCCAGCAGTTTTGTTATGCATCTGGGACAAAATGCTATTAAAAAGAATGATGAAAAGGGTTTGCGGCTGTGGTTTGGCATTACAGCTATTATGGGGGTCTTGTTCCTGGTGGGACAGGGTTATGAATATACCCATACCGGCTTTGGTTTAACCACGAATTTGTTTACCAGTTCTTTTTATGCTTTGACCGGTTTTCATGGTCTGCACGTGACTTTCGGACTGTTATTGATCCTGGCGGTTTTATGGCGCTCTCGTAGTCAGGGACATTATTCGAGTCAATCTCATTTTGGCGTAGAAGCGGCTGAACTTTATTGGCACTTTGTAGATGTCATTTGGATCATCCTATTTATCCTTGTTTATCTGCTCTCCTAG
- the ctaD gene encoding cytochrome c oxidase subunit I, with amino-acid sequence MTTSAEITATKPTPPSEPKHQQRKWTDYFTFSTDHKVIGIQYLTTSFLFFFVGGSFAEIMRTELATPDPDFISPEMYNQFMTMHGTIMIFLWIVPAGAAFANYLIPLMIGTEDMAFPRLNAVAFWLFPVGGLLLMSSFFVGAPQAGWTSYPPLSLVSGKWGEEIWILSILLVGTSSILGAINFITTILKMRIPEMDLHSMPLFCWAMLATSALILLSTPVLAGALVLLSFDLIAGTAFFNPTGGGDPVVYQHLFWFYSHPAVYIMILPFFGVISEVLPVHARKPIFGYRAIAYSSLAISFLGLIVWAHHMFTSGTPGWLRMFFMATTMLIAVPTGIKVFSWCATIWGGKLSLNTAMLFGIGFVSSFLLGGLTGVMVSSVPFDIHVHDTYFIVGHFHYVLFGGAALGLFAGFYHWFPKMTGRMINEPLGRLHFILTFIGLNLTFMPMHELGLLGMNRRVALYDAQFQGLNSLSTIGAYLMGVSTIPFLITVFWSLFKGEKAGRNPWRALTLEWQTSSPPIIENFEEEPVLWAGPYDYGIDRTTFEGEESVDQILAEVGAESN; translated from the coding sequence ATGACTACATCAGCAGAAATTACTGCCACAAAGCCAACTCCTCCTTCCGAACCGAAACACCAGCAACGGAAGTGGACAGACTATTTTACCTTTAGTACCGATCACAAGGTGATTGGGATTCAATACCTAACTACCTCTTTCCTGTTTTTCTTTGTCGGTGGTTCTTTTGCCGAAATTATGCGAACGGAGTTAGCGACTCCGGATCCGGATTTTATCTCTCCGGAAATGTATAACCAATTCATGACCATGCACGGAACGATTATGATCTTTTTGTGGATCGTTCCGGCAGGAGCCGCTTTTGCCAACTATCTGATCCCCTTGATGATTGGGACAGAAGACATGGCCTTTCCTCGCCTTAATGCGGTAGCCTTCTGGCTATTTCCGGTGGGGGGATTATTGCTGATGTCGAGTTTCTTTGTCGGCGCTCCTCAAGCAGGATGGACCTCTTACCCTCCCCTGAGTCTGGTATCCGGCAAGTGGGGTGAGGAAATTTGGATTTTGAGTATCTTGTTGGTAGGAACCTCTTCGATTTTGGGGGCGATCAACTTTATCACCACGATCCTGAAAATGCGAATTCCTGAGATGGATTTGCATAGTATGCCCCTGTTCTGTTGGGCGATGCTCGCTACCTCCGCTCTGATTCTTCTTTCCACCCCTGTTTTAGCCGGTGCTTTGGTGCTGCTGTCTTTTGACTTAATTGCCGGCACGGCCTTTTTTAACCCTACAGGCGGGGGAGATCCCGTCGTCTACCAGCACTTATTTTGGTTTTACTCCCACCCGGCAGTTTATATTATGATTCTGCCGTTCTTTGGGGTGATTTCTGAAGTTTTACCCGTTCATGCCCGTAAACCGATTTTCGGTTATCGAGCGATCGCTTACTCGAGTTTAGCCATTAGTTTCTTGGGCTTAATCGTTTGGGCGCACCATATGTTTACCAGTGGAACCCCCGGCTGGTTACGGATGTTCTTCATGGCAACTACCATGTTGATTGCTGTACCGACAGGAATTAAGGTCTTTAGCTGGTGTGCTACCATTTGGGGCGGCAAACTGAGCTTAAACACGGCCATGTTGTTTGGTATAGGCTTTGTCTCTTCTTTCTTATTAGGTGGGTTAACCGGTGTAATGGTGTCTTCGGTTCCCTTTGATATTCATGTTCATGACACCTATTTTATCGTTGGACATTTCCACTATGTTCTGTTTGGGGGTGCGGCTTTAGGGCTGTTTGCCGGCTTCTATCATTGGTTCCCGAAAATGACCGGACGGATGATCAATGAACCGTTAGGTCGTCTTCACTTTATCCTCACGTTCATTGGGCTAAATCTAACCTTTATGCCCATGCACGAGTTAGGATTATTGGGAATGAATCGCCGTGTCGCCCTCTATGATGCCCAATTCCAAGGTTTAAACTCCCTGAGTACCATTGGGGCTTACCTGATGGGAGTTTCTACCATTCCTTTTCTCATTACGGTTTTCTGGAGTCTTTTTAAAGGTGAAAAAGCGGGCCGCAATCCTTGGCGGGCACTAACCTTAGAATGGCAAACCTCTTCTCCTCCCATTATCGAAAACTTCGAGGAAGAACCTGTGTTATGGGCAGGACCCTATGATTACGGGATTGATCGAACCACCTTTGAGGGAGAGGAATCTGTTGACCAGATCTTGGCCGAAGTTGGTGCGGAATCGAATTAA
- a CDS encoding cytochrome c oxidase subunit II, which yields MKIPSTIITLILGIALTLVSLWYGQNHGLMPVAASEDAKQIDSVFNLMMTIATALFFIVEGALIYSLFAFRRRKGDQTDGPPIEGNVPLEILWTAIPTVIVFILAVYSFEVYTNIGGLNPKTAGDAKPGLMAHYHGGHLSGGQAMMAMGDQPERIALGIGPSLAEDETVAPVVVDVKGIQFAWIFTYPETGIVSGELHIPVNRPVQLNISASDVLHAVWIPELRLKQDAIPGRDSTLAFISNRVGEYPIICAELCGSYHGGMKAMAYVQTEEDFNKWVQENTLAQSEQPEKTVAFNAATASEGEFLAPYAQEMGINSEMLAEINSLAHHHGM from the coding sequence GTGAAAATTCCAAGTACGATCATCACCCTTATTCTTGGGATTGCCTTAACGTTGGTCAGCCTTTGGTATGGCCAGAATCATGGATTAATGCCGGTGGCGGCATCAGAAGATGCAAAACAAATAGACAGTGTTTTCAACCTGATGATGACCATTGCCACAGCGTTATTTTTCATCGTCGAAGGAGCCTTAATCTATAGCCTGTTCGCTTTTCGCCGCCGCAAAGGCGATCAAACTGACGGGCCTCCTATCGAAGGAAATGTGCCTCTAGAAATTCTCTGGACAGCCATCCCAACCGTAATTGTGTTTATTCTGGCTGTATATAGCTTCGAGGTTTACACCAATATAGGCGGCTTAAATCCCAAAACTGCCGGCGATGCCAAGCCAGGACTGATGGCTCATTATCATGGCGGACACCTCTCGGGTGGACAAGCTATGATGGCTATGGGAGATCAACCCGAAAGAATCGCCTTGGGAATTGGTCCATCTTTAGCTGAAGATGAGACAGTAGCTCCCGTCGTAGTAGATGTAAAAGGAATCCAATTTGCTTGGATTTTCACCTATCCTGAAACCGGTATAGTATCAGGAGAACTCCACATTCCCGTTAATCGGCCAGTTCAACTCAATATAAGTGCTAGTGACGTACTTCATGCCGTGTGGATTCCTGAATTACGTCTCAAACAAGATGCTATTCCCGGCCGAGACTCCACCTTAGCCTTCATCTCTAACCGAGTAGGAGAATATCCCATCATCTGCGCGGAACTCTGTGGTTCTTATCATGGAGGAATGAAAGCGATGGCCTATGTCCAAACCGAGGAAGATTTCAACAAATGGGTTCAAGAGAATACCCTCGCGCAAAGCGAGCAACCCGAAAAAACTGTCGCCTTTAATGCTGCGACGGCTTCAGAAGGAGAATTTTTAGCTCCCTATGCTCAAGAAATGGGTATTAATAGCGAAATGCTTGCCGAGATCAATTCCTTAGCTCATCATCACGGAATGTAA
- a CDS encoding proton extrusion protein PcxA: MKLSRIVRGANQWLSKTPERALDQAYRAAFKIREIENKHFQGKKVSVDSAQYGDSVMSYFLNEVQGYLQTIRVRLSVFKASRLFMTLSEMSDSSPANRDQQLELEQAHASLLLQKLQFIDEVTSKYKDNDFIRLNASKNANLSSEQWSSEQALIAANGKSPQIQKSSTPLTNIKVDNPNRKLDSAVDKTGALPRSFLNTLNRIKQEIDPKSEESEEAVLKRFRSSRYQTAISIKFILLLIIVPLLTHQITKTFLLTPIVHNYFGNHEQVVFINKDLEEEAFAELKTFEESLHFKSMIGLIPKLTEEEIEEQVKNQAKEISEAYRYQGIDAIANIFADLFSFLAFVGVLVSSRKEIEIVKSFMDSILYSLSDSAKAFLIILFTDMFVGFHSPHGWEVILEGVARHFGLPENRDFNFLFIATFPVILDTVLKYWIFRYLNRISPSAVATYRNMNE, translated from the coding sequence ATGAAACTTAGTCGGATTGTAAGGGGTGCAAATCAATGGCTCTCAAAAACGCCAGAAAGAGCCTTAGATCAAGCTTATCGAGCCGCATTTAAAATTAGAGAAATTGAAAATAAACATTTTCAGGGGAAAAAAGTCTCTGTTGACTCCGCTCAATACGGTGACAGCGTGATGTCCTATTTTCTCAACGAAGTTCAAGGGTATCTCCAAACCATTCGAGTCAGACTCAGTGTATTTAAAGCGAGTCGTCTCTTTATGACTTTATCAGAAATGAGCGATTCTAGCCCGGCTAACCGAGATCAGCAGCTAGAGTTAGAACAAGCTCACGCCTCTTTATTATTGCAAAAACTACAGTTTATTGATGAGGTAACGTCCAAATATAAAGACAATGATTTTATTAGGTTAAATGCTTCTAAAAATGCTAATTTAAGTTCAGAGCAATGGTCATCTGAACAAGCTTTAATAGCGGCTAATGGAAAATCCCCTCAAATTCAAAAATCTTCGACTCCATTAACCAATATCAAGGTGGATAACCCTAACCGAAAACTTGATTCAGCAGTGGATAAAACAGGTGCTTTGCCTCGGTCGTTTCTTAATACTCTTAACCGCATTAAGCAAGAGATTGATCCCAAGTCCGAAGAAAGCGAAGAAGCAGTGCTTAAACGCTTCCGTAGTTCTCGTTATCAAACCGCTATTTCTATTAAATTTATTCTTCTGTTGATTATTGTTCCTCTTCTCACTCATCAAATCACTAAAACTTTTCTGCTGACTCCCATTGTCCACAATTATTTTGGGAATCATGAACAAGTGGTTTTTATTAACAAGGATTTAGAAGAAGAAGCTTTCGCAGAATTAAAAACTTTTGAAGAGTCCTTACATTTTAAAAGTATGATCGGTTTAATTCCCAAATTGACCGAAGAAGAAATTGAAGAACAGGTAAAAAATCAAGCTAAAGAAATATCTGAAGCTTACCGTTATCAAGGTATTGATGCCATTGCGAATATCTTTGCTGATCTTTTTTCTTTTCTGGCTTTTGTCGGAGTTCTTGTTAGCAGCCGCAAAGAAATTGAAATTGTTAAATCTTTCATGGACAGTATTTTGTATAGCTTAAGTGATTCAGCTAAAGCTTTTTTAATTATTCTCTTTACTGATATGTTTGTTGGTTTTCATTCTCCTCATGGATGGGAAGTCATATTAGAAGGAGTCGCTCGTCATTTTGGACTGCCGGAAAATCGCGATTTTAATTTTTTGTTTATTGCTACTTTTCCGGTTATTTTAGATACGGTTTTGAAATATTGGATTTTCCGTTATCTTAACCGAATTTCTCCCTCTGCTGTGGCAACTTATCGCAATATGAATGAGTAA
- a CDS encoding DUF760 domain-containing protein, translating to MVFNFDFLASDPEEQDNNSLMEYLQQQNPEILARVAQSASPEIKEIITQNVQGLVGMLPTGDFSVQITTDRENLANLLASAMMTGYFLGQMEQRRNLDVTISKTDSP from the coding sequence ATGGTATTTAACTTTGACTTTTTGGCTTCTGACCCAGAAGAACAAGACAACAACAGTTTGATGGAGTACCTTCAGCAGCAAAATCCAGAAATCTTGGCGCGAGTGGCTCAGTCAGCAAGTCCAGAAATTAAGGAAATTATTACTCAAAACGTGCAAGGACTGGTAGGAATGCTTCCGACGGGAGATTTTAGCGTTCAAATCACCACTGATCGGGAAAATTTAGCTAATCTTCTGGCATCAGCCATGATGACAGGCTATTTTTTAGGCCAGATGGAACAACGTCGAAATTTAGATGTAACTATCTCGAAAACTGATTCACCGTAG
- the scpB gene encoding SMC-Scp complex subunit ScpB, translated as MTQVKLATKIEAILYLKGQPLSLAELADYAHCEREQVEEALIELMSDYAHRDSALEVVETPTGYSLQLRSLFDNLMSDLIPAELGTGALRTLAAIALKNPILQTDLINLRGSSAYQQVQELVELGFVRKRRQNDGRSYWLEVTDKFHQYFEIEQLSQLRE; from the coding sequence ATGACCCAGGTTAAGTTAGCCACAAAAATAGAAGCTATTTTATATCTAAAAGGACAACCTTTATCTTTAGCCGAATTAGCCGATTATGCTCACTGTGAGCGTGAACAAGTCGAAGAAGCGCTCATTGAACTGATGTCAGACTACGCCCATCGCGATAGTGCTTTAGAGGTAGTAGAAACCCCAACCGGTTATAGTCTACAGTTACGGTCGCTATTCGATAATTTAATGTCGGATCTAATCCCCGCAGAATTGGGAACAGGTGCATTACGCACTTTAGCCGCTATCGCCCTCAAAAATCCTATTCTCCAGACGGATCTGATCAATTTACGGGGAAGCAGCGCCTATCAACAAGTCCAGGAGTTGGTAGAATTGGGATTTGTGCGTAAACGCCGTCAAAATGACGGTCGATCTTATTGGTTAGAAGTTACTGACAAATTTCATCAATACTTTGAAATAGAGCAATTATCCCAATTGAGAGAATAA
- a CDS encoding c-type heme family protein has protein sequence MLRNLKLGAKLNLLLLSIFIIIVFLSGLLISKILEKNAEQVITDKAFLLIETMGSVRNYTSNEVNPELAPRLETEAQFLPQTVPGYSARQVFEDLRNRPEYRDFFYKEATLNPTNLRDKADEFEGNIVEEFRQNASLKEKVGFRSLPGGDIFYIARPISVSKESCLRCHSTPEAAPKSQLATYGDQNGFGWKMNEIVGAKMVSVPATNVFERARQLQIVVIGVLSVFLLIAILLINLFLRLTITNPLTKMAQLAKKVSTGDMSVEFKHNSQDEIGILAASLNRMKVSLQIAMNMIESESEN, from the coding sequence ATGCTAAGAAACTTAAAGTTAGGTGCCAAACTCAATTTACTGTTATTATCAATTTTTATTATCATTGTTTTTTTGAGTGGGCTGTTGATCTCAAAAATTTTAGAGAAAAATGCCGAACAAGTCATCACAGACAAAGCATTCCTACTCATTGAAACGATGGGATCGGTACGCAATTATACCAGCAATGAAGTCAATCCCGAATTAGCTCCTCGATTAGAAACAGAAGCACAGTTTTTGCCGCAAACAGTTCCCGGTTATTCAGCGCGACAAGTTTTTGAAGATTTAAGAAATCGTCCCGAATATCGAGATTTTTTCTATAAAGAGGCCACTCTAAATCCTACCAATCTGAGAGATAAAGCTGATGAGTTTGAAGGAAACATTGTCGAAGAATTTCGCCAGAATGCCAGCCTAAAAGAAAAAGTCGGTTTTCGCTCTCTTCCTGGAGGAGATATTTTTTATATTGCCCGTCCTATATCTGTGTCTAAAGAAAGCTGTTTAAGGTGTCACAGCACTCCTGAAGCCGCTCCGAAAAGTCAACTTGCTACTTATGGAGATCAAAATGGTTTTGGTTGGAAAATGAACGAAATTGTCGGAGCCAAAATGGTTTCTGTGCCGGCTACTAACGTCTTTGAGCGAGCTAGACAGTTACAGATTGTCGTGATTGGGGTTCTGAGTGTATTTTTATTAATAGCTATTTTGTTAATTAATCTTTTCCTCAGACTGACCATTACTAATCCTTTAACAAAAATGGCTCAGTTAGCTAAAAAAGTCAGTACAGGCGATATGTCAGTGGAATTTAAACACAATTCCCAGGACGAAATTGGAATTTTAGCCGCTTCTCTCAATCGCATGAAAGTTAGCTTACAAATTGCCATGAATATGATTGAATCTGAGTCAGAAAATTAA
- a CDS encoding phosphate/phosphite/phosphonate ABC transporter substrate-binding protein — MLTRRFFVVAIILILGGCKQVSSPPGQLSVGVVSYGESVRSVEQYAEFKDYLGQELKSLIELEPTYNEVQAIVQIERKTWDIVFAPPGLAAIAISESKYTPVFPLEGTLETRSVIIVLEESPMKKLADLAGKTLALGQMGSATGYYLPIFNLYGLTLAKISFASTPKRVLELISNGEVNAGAMSLAEFNRYRPSFANTRFRVLFTDSHEVPSGAVLISPNLTPQQQEQIRAALADVSSAIASSSGYIPNAAPPNYDYLIQVVGRVRQISERVKQEPAPLY; from the coding sequence ATGTTAACAAGACGCTTCTTTGTAGTGGCAATTATTTTAATTTTAGGAGGATGTAAGCAAGTCAGTTCCCCGCCAGGTCAACTGAGCGTGGGAGTAGTCAGTTATGGAGAAAGTGTGCGATCTGTAGAGCAATATGCTGAATTTAAGGATTATTTGGGACAAGAGCTTAAAAGCTTGATTGAATTGGAACCCACTTACAATGAAGTGCAAGCTATTGTTCAAATTGAGCGAAAAACCTGGGATATTGTGTTTGCCCCTCCTGGGTTAGCTGCGATCGCTATTTCCGAGTCTAAATATACCCCGGTTTTTCCTCTAGAAGGAACTCTAGAAACTCGCTCAGTGATTATTGTGCTTGAAGAGAGTCCGATGAAAAAATTAGCCGATTTAGCGGGAAAGACTCTTGCTTTAGGACAAATGGGTTCTGCGACTGGCTATTATTTACCTATTTTTAACTTATATGGACTCACTTTAGCTAAAATTAGCTTTGCTTCTACCCCGAAACGAGTTTTAGAGTTGATCAGCAATGGTGAAGTGAACGCCGGAGCGATGTCTTTAGCTGAGTTTAACCGCTATCGCCCCAGTTTTGCTAATACTCGCTTTCGCGTTCTCTTTACTGACTCTCACGAAGTGCCTAGCGGCGCGGTTTTAATCTCGCCTAACCTAACTCCTCAACAACAAGAACAAATTCGCGCGGCTTTAGCTGATGTGTCTTCGGCCATCGCTTCTTCGTCCGGTTATATTCCTAATGCGGCTCCTCCTAATTATGACTATTTAATCCAAGTAGTAGGGCGTGTGCGGCAAATTTCTGAACGGGTGAAACAAGAACCAGCACCTTTGTATTAA
- a CDS encoding TetR/AcrR family transcriptional regulator — protein sequence MSDTTKKTPGRPRSVQSHQAMLGATLELLGEVGFEAISIEAIAARAGVGKTTIYRRYSSKEELVADAIESIRQDVVIPDTGSFWSDIDELIENAAQISLSPLGRQTVAMIISSASSNSQFAEIYWTKYLQPRRQAFAVVIERAKARNEIQADVDSGLVFDVMSGIMLYALIFPPTTESWSQYVRRALHLLFKG from the coding sequence ATGAGTGATACCACAAAGAAAACACCAGGAAGACCTCGCAGCGTTCAATCTCATCAAGCGATGTTAGGAGCTACCTTGGAATTGTTAGGAGAAGTCGGCTTTGAAGCTATCAGTATCGAAGCTATTGCGGCTCGTGCTGGAGTAGGCAAAACCACGATTTATCGACGCTACAGCAGCAAAGAGGAATTAGTCGCTGACGCAATTGAAAGCATTAGACAAGATGTGGTCATTCCGGATACGGGAAGTTTTTGGAGCGATATTGATGAGCTTATTGAAAATGCGGCACAAATTAGTCTGAGTCCTTTAGGGCGGCAAACGGTTGCGATGATTATCAGCAGTGCTTCTAGTAATTCTCAGTTTGCCGAGATTTATTGGACGAAATATTTACAACCGAGGCGACAAGCTTTTGCGGTTGTCATTGAGCGAGCTAAGGCAAGAAATGAAATTCAGGCTGATGTAGATTCGGGGTTGGTGTTTGATGTTATGAGTGGGATTATGCTTTATGCTCTTATTTTTCCGCCTACTACTGAATCTTGGTCACAATATGTCCGACGTGCTTTACATTTGTTGTTTAAAGGTTAA
- a CDS encoding DUF6803 family protein, with product MMEMTHYMQLLADNQPWNLLIFMAIPVILAETIAVSELYILFTRDLKGRVRAINKIAGITVGFYFLIVFFYLLFKAVIPITLAGEWRTIIDVIAVGFYLLGVVPLFGISLLELGLIPNLKKEESKLQLHATFVAIFLIVAHIAMIFGMLSPALLGGHSSMPM from the coding sequence ATGATGGAAATGACTCATTATATGCAGTTGTTGGCAGATAATCAGCCTTGGAATCTTCTAATTTTTATGGCTATTCCGGTGATTTTGGCGGAAACAATTGCTGTTTCTGAATTGTATATTTTATTTACTCGCGACCTTAAAGGTCGTGTTAGGGCTATCAATAAAATTGCGGGTATTACGGTGGGGTTTTATTTTTTAATTGTTTTTTTCTATTTGCTATTTAAGGCAGTTATTCCCATTACGTTAGCGGGAGAATGGCGCACAATTATTGATGTGATTGCTGTAGGTTTTTATTTGTTAGGGGTTGTTCCTTTATTCGGGATTAGTTTACTTGAGTTAGGATTAATTCCCAACTTAAAAAAAGAAGAATCGAAGTTACAACTTCATGCAACTTTTGTGGCTATATTTTTAATTGTGGCTCATATTGCCATGATTTTTGGTATGCTTAGTCCTGCGCTTTTGGGGGGTCATTCTTCTATGCCGATGTGA
- the darG gene encoding type II toxin-antitoxin system antitoxin DNA ADP-ribosyl glycohydrolase DarG: MIEFKQGNLLEADTEALVNTVNTVGVMGKGIALQFKQAYPENFRAYKKACDAQQVKPGQMFIFVANSLFNPKYIINFPTKTHWRGKSKLEDIETGLKALIEEVKQLEIKSIAVPPLGCGNGGLDWAEVKPMIVGAFAQLPEVKVIIFEPIGTPVSDKMQVNTAKPEMTRARALLIRLLELYNIPGYSLTKLEIQKLAYFLQEAGEPLKLRYVKDQFGPYADNLNHVLQRLDGHYIRGYGDRSQKSQMYVLPEGSEAAHQFLEQDPDANIRLERVSNLIFGFETPYGMEMLATVHWVAIQEDTQAAIDPECAICRVQQWSERKRNIFKPNHLRKAWERLHQQNWLSNSND, translated from the coding sequence ATGATTGAATTCAAGCAAGGCAACTTACTAGAAGCGGATACAGAAGCTCTCGTTAACACCGTTAATACAGTTGGTGTTATGGGTAAAGGAATTGCCTTGCAATTTAAACAGGCATATCCTGAAAACTTCCGCGCTTACAAAAAAGCCTGTGATGCTCAACAAGTCAAACCGGGGCAGATGTTTATTTTTGTTGCTAATAGCTTATTTAACCCTAAATATATTATTAATTTTCCCACAAAAACCCACTGGCGAGGAAAATCTAAACTAGAAGACATTGAAACTGGATTAAAAGCTTTAATAGAAGAAGTCAAACAACTTGAGATCAAATCTATCGCCGTTCCTCCTCTTGGTTGTGGTAATGGTGGGTTAGATTGGGCTGAGGTTAAACCGATGATTGTCGGTGCTTTTGCCCAACTACCAGAGGTAAAAGTCATTATTTTTGAACCAATAGGCACTCCTGTATCTGATAAAATGCAAGTCAATACTGCTAAACCTGAGATGACTCGCGCTCGTGCTTTATTGATTCGATTGTTAGAACTCTACAACATTCCTGGTTATAGCCTGACTAAATTAGAAATTCAAAAACTTGCCTATTTTCTCCAAGAAGCCGGAGAACCTTTAAAACTGCGGTACGTTAAAGATCAATTTGGACCTTATGCCGATAACCTAAACCATGTTTTGCAACGTTTAGATGGGCATTATATTAGGGGTTATGGAGATAGAAGTCAAAAGTCTCAAATGTATGTTTTACCTGAAGGAAGTGAAGCAGCACACCAGTTTTTAGAACAAGATCCCGATGCTAATATCCGGCTCGAAAGAGTTAGTAATCTTATATTTGGCTTTGAAACTCCCTACGGAATGGAGATGTTAGCAACAGTTCACTGGGTAGCAATCCAAGAAGATACTCAAGCCGCCATAGATCCAGAATGCGCTATTTGTAGAGTACAGCAGTGGAGTGAACGCAAACGTAACATCTTTAAACCGAATCATCTTCGTAAAGCTTGGGAACGCCTACACCAACAAAACTGGTTAAGTAATAGCAACGACTAA
- the darT gene encoding type II toxin-antitoxin system toxin DNA ADP-ribosyl transferase DarT, whose translation MPPSIYHITHLNNLASILRAGGLIANSRLRQQQINYTDIAHEQIQDRRARKRLPCGAGGTLHDYVPFYFAPRSPMLYAIHTGNVRGYQDGQDSIIHLVTDIEAPFFEEENAFVFTDGHAIMDYSDFYDDLNALDFVIDWELMKSKYWFDTEDYPDRKWRRQAEFLVYERCPWDLITEIGVINSTIQLRVQNILKNFSDLTPVRVYPNWYY comes from the coding sequence ATGCCGCCTTCTATCTATCACATAACCCATCTTAATAATTTAGCCTCTATTCTCCGTGCAGGGGGATTAATTGCTAATAGTAGGCTCAGACAACAACAAATTAATTATACTGACATTGCCCACGAACAAATTCAAGATAGAAGAGCTAGAAAGCGTCTCCCATGTGGAGCCGGTGGAACATTACATGATTATGTTCCCTTCTATTTTGCTCCTCGTTCTCCTATGCTTTATGCAATTCATACAGGTAATGTTAGAGGATACCAAGATGGGCAAGACTCAATTATTCATTTAGTTACTGATATTGAAGCCCCTTTTTTTGAAGAGGAAAATGCTTTTGTCTTTACCGATGGTCATGCTATTATGGATTATTCGGATTTTTATGATGACCTTAATGCTTTAGATTTCGTCATTGATTGGGAACTGATGAAATCTAAATACTGGTTTGATACAGAAGATTATCCAGACCGTAAATGGCGCAGACAAGCAGAATTTTTGGTTTATGAGCGTTGCCCTTGGGATCTAATCACAGAAATAGGTGTAATTAACTCCACGATACAGCTACGGGTTCAAAACATCCTAAAAAATTTTAGTGACTTGACTCCTGTTAGGGTTTATCCTAATTGGTACTATTAA